Below is a genomic region from Clostridia bacterium.
CCTCCACCCCTTCCGTGGCGCGCCGGACCGCATCCAGATCCCTCACATCGGCCTCTATAAAGTCCACGTGGTTGAGCACGTCCGTCAGGTTCTCGAGCCTTCCGGTGGCGAGGTTGTCCAGAACTCTTACCTGCCACCCTTGCTCCCCCAGCGTGCGCACCAGGTTCGAGCCGATAAAACCCGCTCCCCCGGTGACGAGACAAATGCGGCCCACCCTCTCACCCCACTTCCACGGGCACGTCGCCACTCGGCAGTGGTGCCCCAACCCGAAAGATATGAGGACCCGTTATTCCCTTGAACCCGTTCCTGGTGTCGAAGACCACCCTGGCGTGCGATGCGATCCAGGGGTAATCAAAGCAAGAGTGATTCGTGGTGAGGATTACGAGATCGCATGCCGATAGGCGCTCGGCCGTAAGCGGCACCGAGGCCATCGCTATGCCACTGAGGTCAAGGCGGGGAACGTGCGGGTCGTGGTACTCCACCAGCGCCCCCCGTTCGCGCAGGAGGTGGAGGATTTCCAGAGCCGGCGATTCCCGAATATCGCTCACGTCCGGCTTGTACGCGACCCCCAGAAGGAGGATTCTGGCACCCCGGACGGCCTTGCCCCAAAGGTTGAGGATCTCGCCGGCCCTGTCCGCCACCCGGCGCGGCATTTCAGCGTTGATGTCTGTAGCCAGCTCGATCAGGCGGTGGTGATGCCCCATGGTCCTCGCCTTCCAGGAGAGGTACACCGGGTCTACCGGAATGCAATGCCCGCCGATCCCCGGCCCCGGGTAGAAGGGCATAAAGCCGAAAGGTTTGCTCGCCGCCGCCTCCACTACTTCCCAGACGTCGATTCCCATCCGCTCACATATGATGGCCGTCTCGTTGACCAGCGCAATGTTCACGGCGCGAAAGACGTTCTCCAGAAGCTTCACCATCTCCGCCGCCCGGGCGGAGGAAACCGGAACCACTTGGTCAACGAGCAGCGCATAGAATTCGGCCG
It encodes:
- a CDS encoding nucleotide sugar dehydrogenase, with the protein product MEKQPRTCGVVGLGYVGLPLAVRAAQAGFTVYGVDIDEEKVRRLSRGESIVLDVASSELMSLVGSGAFFATTDFSCLEDADVVLICVPTPLRKSRDPDMSYVLAAVRSFTPFLRRGHLVVLESTVYPGATEELIRPELEQGGLRAGRDFYLAFSPERIDPGNRHYGVANTPKVVGGVTAECTRVAAEFYALLVDQVVPVSSARAAEMVKLLENVFRAVNIALVNETAIICERMGIDVWEVVEAAASKPFGFMPFYPGPGIGGHCIPVDPVYLSWKARTMGHHHRLIELATDINAEMPRRVADRAGEILNLWGKAVRGARILLLGVAYKPDVSDIRESPALEILHLLRERGALVEYHDPHVPRLDLSGIAMASVPLTAERLSACDLVILTTNHSCFDYPWIASHARVVFDTRNGFKGITGPHIFRVGAPLPSGDVPVEVG